A window of Anomalospiza imberbis isolate Cuckoo-Finch-1a 21T00152 chromosome 4, ASM3175350v1, whole genome shotgun sequence contains these coding sequences:
- the BBS12 gene encoding Bardet-Biedl syndrome 12 protein: MGRELRTAARNRHAPPSRPMSGRNERGKPPPSRRRPMTARRAREGQLRERGGGPAREEPEGAAAVSRQLRVQGSVGSAAPPMLPTAMAFRDVNARRHIGLQKLSTLASTGRTFLGPMKSHKFIVDEVTNQSTLICSAVRLIESLDLTSAVGQLLNETIQAQNKEFKTGMSTLLFLVGAWSNAVVECLQQNVPVPAILSVMSEGLNSCCERVQCLQIPIHDVKKELCSSRVRPKAFESKIGQIGHDGLTNPWNLLCFQTDISATEEVIPINSCSHQGDDCNFNKFLVSPLAGFGSVASIVKAVGDESSSAPSGSGVTAPSYVTRKLTHSRHFSTLGKSPFASQQGNFQRHLSGPAADLCGCCGLGHLAVALSHGNQTSVKLLQSIAAYQQGRAECSGSSQVNIAEIVTCCVLGLPESYSCVSPGFVTLVSPEQATVIKHFADKPLRILLVDGDLTEGYRHLGFNRPPNVRTIWECPNPQGGRAGDVWLSRMSDILISFEVNLVLVKGNVCKNFMERCIASRILVIGCVARDVLCAFESATGAQAVSYLSQLNASCIRNGAWAELWKTGDGRAVDLGELLPARISAGGIPLLTAVLTTALPSKAQLLEDQFWTLLYRLHHALKDGKVFPGGGAVELLCLSHIQALAEQPKRPGNDKELPSPWLAEYKSIVLQALASGWKRYLSVLLCNTAKASSELEAGASVDYHLQKAAACGSPSAYLLEEFRRGGVLRGGSEPSPDQVTDLKVCDNVAAKTEAWRRALDLVLLVLQTDAEIITGPRRNQILNSPVSSEFMFL; the protein is encoded by the exons GGGGCGGGCCCGCCCGCGAGGAGCCTGAGGGAGCGGCGGCCGTGTCCAGGCAACTCCGTGTCCAGGGAAGCGTCGGCAGCGCGGCCCCTCCG ATGCTGCCCACTGCCATGGCTTTCAGGGATGTGAATGCCAGGAGACACATTGGACTCCAGAAACTCTCAACCTTAGCATCCACTGGGAGAACATTCCTGGGGCCAATGAAATCACATAAATTCATTGTGGATGAAGTCACCAACCAGAGCACATTGATTTGTTCTGCTGTTAGGCTGATTGAAAGTTTGGATTTGACAAGTGCTGTTGGACAGCTTCTTAACGAAACCATTCAGGCTCAGAACAAGGAGTTTAAGACGGGGATGAGTACCCTGTTGTTCCTGGTTGGAGCCTGGAGTAATGCTGTGGTGGAGTGCCTCCAGCAGAACGTTCCTGTTCCAGCAATCTTGTCTGTGATGTCTGAGGGGTTGAACTCTTGCTGTGAGAGAGTCCAGTGTCTTCAAATACCAATACATGATGTAAAGAAAGAGCTTTGTTCTAGCAGAGTTAGGCCAAAGgcttttgaaagcaaaattgGCCAAATTGGACATGATGGTCTTACAAATCCTTGGAATTTGCTGTGTTTTCAGACAGATATTTCTGCAACAGAAGAGGTAATTCCAATAAATTCTTGTTCCCATCAAGGAGATGATTGTAATTTTAACAAGTTCCTGGTTTCACCCTTGGCTGGCTTTGGTTCGGTGGCTTCTATTGTCAAGGCAGTGGGTGACGAAAGTTCATCTGCGCCGTCTGGAAGTGGTGTTACTGCACCCAGCTATGTCACACGGAAGTTAACCCACAGCAGGCACTTCAGCACTCTAGGGAAAAGCCCTTTTGCAAGTCAGCAAGGTAATTTCCAGAGACACCTTTCAGGACCAGCAGCAGATCTGTGCGGATGTTGTGGTTTAGGACACCTGGCAGTGGCTCTGAGCCATGGAAACCAGACCAGCGTGAAACTTCTACAAAGCATTGCTGCTTATCAGCAAGGGAGAGCGGAGTGCAGTGGCTCTTCCCAGGTTAATATCGCAGAGATTGTGACGTGCTGTGTGCTGGGCCTGCCCGAGAGCTATTCCTGTGTCTCCCCAGGCTTTGTCACATTAGTGTCACCAGAGCAAGCCACAGTCATCAAACACTTTGCAGACAAACCCCTCAGGATTCTGCTGGTGGATGGTGACCTCACGGAGGGGTACCGACACTTAGGCTTTAACAGACCACCTAATGTAAGGACCATATGGGAGTGTCCCAATCCACagggaggcagggcaggagaTGTGTGGCTGAGTAGAATGTCGGATATACTGATAAGCTTTGAAGTAAACCTGGTTTTGGTCAAAGGAAACGTGTGCAAAAACTTCATGGAAAGGTGCATCGCCAGCAGGATACTGGTAATCGGCTGTGTGGCTCGGGATGTGCTGTGTGCCTTCGAGTCAGCCACTGGTGCCCAGGCAGTGTCGTACCTGAGCCAGCTGAACGCTTCCTGTATCAGGAATGGGGCCTGGGCGGAGCTATGGAAGACCGGGGATGGGCGCGCGGTGGATCTGGGTGAGCTGCTGCCGGCGCGGATCAGCGCGGGAGGCATCCCCCTGCTCACGGCCGTGCTCACCACTGCCCTGCCTTCCAAGGCGCAGCTCCTCGAGGACCAGTTCTGGACTTTGCTGTATCGACTCCATCATGCTCTAAAGGACGGGAAGGTTTTCCCTGGGGGCGGTGCAGTGGAGCTCTTGTGCCTCAGTCACATCCAGGCGCTCGCAGAGCAGCCCAAGCGACCGGGAAACGACAAAGAGCTTCCCAGTCCCTGGCTGGCAGAGTATAAATCCAttgtgctccaggcactggcaaGTGGCTGGAAGCGGTACCTCTCCGTGCTCCTGTGTAACACGGCGAAGGCCAGCTCGGAGCTGGAAGCAGGTGCCTCCGTGGATTATCATCTCCAGAAAGCAGCGGCCTGTGGCTCTCCCTCAGCTTACCTTTTGGAAGAGTTTAGGAGAGGTGGAGTGCTCAGGGGTGGCTCTGAACCCTCCCCTGACCAAGTCACAGATTTAAAGGTTTGTGATAACGTTGCAGCCAAGACAGAGGCGTGGAGGAGAGCTCTGGACCTCGTGCTGCTGGTGCTTCAAACTGATGCCGAAATTATCACAGGTCCCAGAAGGAATCAGATCCTGAATTCGCCTGTGTCAAGCGAATTTATGTTTTTGTAA